The following are from one region of the Paenibacillus sp. KS-LC4 genome:
- a CDS encoding nicotinate phosphoribosyltransferase — MTTKTAYPATLLCDFYKISHKNQYPKGTELVYSTWTARTSRLEGVEEVVAFGFQAFIKEYLIDYFNEHFFARTKEEVVEEYSRVLKFALGDANPDASHIAALHELGYLPIRIKAVEEGLIVPVKVPMLTIENTHPDFFWVTNYLETLMSCQLWMPTTSATIAFEYRKILEQYALLTNGDTSGVPFQGHDFSMRGMSSLEAAKGSGAGHLLLFTGTDTVPAILYLEQFYGADMEKELVGTSIPATEHSVMCAHGTDEMASYRYLINEVYPKGFVSIVSDTWDLWSVLDVVVRELKEDILARDGKVVIRPDSGDPVKIICGDPDSQHPLARKGVIEILWDIFGGSVTEKGYKQLDSHIGAIYGDAITISRCREICEKLAEKGFASTNMVFGIGSFTYQYNTRDTFGFALKSTFTIINGEERKIFKDPATDIGKVKKSQTGLVLVTEQDGVLTLTDDLSVQEYEARKQEDVLKTIFENGKLVREQKLAGVRANLLGSL, encoded by the coding sequence ATGACGACGAAGACAGCTTACCCAGCGACACTGCTATGTGATTTTTATAAAATCAGCCACAAAAACCAGTATCCGAAAGGGACGGAGCTTGTCTACTCGACCTGGACCGCCCGCACTAGCCGACTGGAAGGCGTCGAGGAAGTGGTCGCCTTTGGTTTTCAAGCCTTCATTAAGGAATATTTGATCGACTATTTCAATGAGCATTTTTTTGCAAGAACGAAGGAAGAGGTTGTGGAGGAGTATAGCCGCGTGCTGAAATTTGCCCTCGGTGACGCTAATCCAGATGCCTCGCACATCGCTGCGCTGCATGAGCTCGGCTACTTGCCGATTCGCATTAAGGCGGTGGAGGAGGGCTTAATCGTTCCGGTTAAGGTACCGATGCTGACGATTGAAAATACGCATCCCGATTTTTTCTGGGTGACCAATTATTTGGAGACGCTCATGTCGTGCCAGCTGTGGATGCCGACGACGAGCGCGACGATTGCTTTTGAATACCGCAAAATTTTGGAGCAATACGCATTGCTGACGAATGGCGATACGTCGGGCGTGCCTTTTCAGGGGCATGATTTTTCGATGCGGGGCATGAGCTCGCTGGAAGCGGCGAAGGGCAGCGGCGCGGGGCATTTGCTGTTGTTTACGGGAACGGATACGGTTCCGGCGATTTTGTATCTCGAGCAATTTTATGGCGCGGATATGGAAAAAGAGCTGGTGGGCACCTCGATTCCAGCGACCGAGCACAGCGTCATGTGCGCCCATGGCACTGATGAGATGGCTTCGTACCGTTATCTAATCAATGAGGTATACCCGAAAGGCTTCGTCTCGATTGTCTCGGATACGTGGGATCTATGGAGCGTGCTCGATGTGGTGGTCAGAGAGCTGAAGGAGGATATTCTCGCCCGCGACGGCAAGGTTGTTATTCGTCCAGACAGTGGCGACCCGGTCAAAATCATTTGCGGTGATCCCGATTCGCAGCATCCGCTGGCACGGAAGGGCGTTATTGAAATTTTGTGGGATATTTTCGGCGGCAGCGTGACCGAGAAGGGCTATAAGCAGCTCGACAGCCACATTGGCGCGATATATGGAGATGCGATTACGATTAGCCGCTGCCGTGAAATTTGCGAGAAGCTGGCGGAGAAGGGCTTTGCTTCGACAAATATGGTATTTGGCATCGGCTCGTTTACGTACCAATACAATACGCGCGATACGTTCGGCTTTGCGCTGAAATCGACGTTTACGATCATTAACGGCGAGGAACGCAAAATTTTCAAAGACCCGGCAACCGATATCGGCAAAGTGAAAAAATCGCAGACCGGACTCGTGCTTGTAACCGAGCAGGACGGCGTGCTGACACTGACGGACGATTTGAGCGTTCAAGAGTATGAGGCAAGAAAGCAGGAGGACGTGCTAAAGACGATTTTTGAAAATGGCAAGCTGGTACGTGAGCAGAAGCTGGCAGGCGTGCGGGCGAATTTGCTGGGAAGCTTGTAG
- a CDS encoding DsbA family protein — MKKKNAKSRTLVWYTLVIVVVFIALFAINEISKSRTGIEQETAVAPPISSQPTLGDKAAKVSIVEFGDYKCPSCKAWGSQIWPQLKKDYVDTKQASFSYVNVLFHGAESALGALAGEAVLESNPDDFWHFHEALFAEQPDADHDGLWITVEKLMQVAEGAVPGLDKDQFKALLSSEEVQGRVDQDQQLVKDFNILQTPTIMINNKRIGNPFDYEAIRAVIEQELSEAE, encoded by the coding sequence GTGAAAAAGAAAAATGCGAAATCAAGGACATTAGTTTGGTATACCTTAGTCATTGTCGTTGTGTTTATTGCGCTGTTCGCCATTAATGAGATTTCCAAAAGCCGGACAGGCATCGAGCAGGAAACAGCAGTAGCTCCGCCTATATCAAGTCAGCCTACATTGGGGGATAAAGCCGCCAAGGTGTCTATCGTAGAGTTCGGAGACTACAAGTGCCCGTCCTGCAAGGCATGGGGCTCCCAGATTTGGCCGCAATTGAAAAAGGATTATGTCGATACGAAGCAAGCCTCGTTCTCGTATGTGAATGTTTTATTTCATGGGGCAGAATCTGCTTTAGGCGCTTTGGCTGGAGAAGCGGTGCTCGAATCGAACCCGGATGATTTCTGGCATTTCCATGAAGCCTTGTTTGCGGAGCAGCCGGATGCAGACCATGATGGACTTTGGATTACGGTAGAGAAGCTGATGCAGGTGGCGGAGGGGGCTGTTCCAGGGCTGGATAAAGACCAGTTCAAGGCTCTGCTGAGCTCGGAGGAAGTGCAGGGACGCGTCGATCAGGATCAGCAGCTCGTGAAGGATTTTAATATTTTGCAGACGCCTACCATTATGATTAACAATAAGAGAATAGGGAATCCGTTCGATTACGAGGCCATCCGAGCTGTCATTGAACAGGAGCTGAGCGAGGCGGAATAA
- a CDS encoding crosslink repair DNA glycosylase YcaQ family protein, producing the protein MIQLTNRQARQFLLLKHGLLGEHQFTGKQGVLDFVRQVSCIQFDPIDVCGKNAELVLQSRIKPFSKDILDELLYKDRLLIDYPDKNLAIIPVEDWPYFERYRHAARQHAKHYPEMEALTEQVRVYMQKHGALSSNDLKLDGNFSWQSVIHWSSGNNVSRSVLEQMYSTGELIIHHKKGTRKYYDLAQKYIQPSLLNAPEPIEGELEHHKWRVLRRIGAVGLLWNRASDAWLNIWGLKSEQRNEVFRQLLQEARIIAVVVEQMKDILYCRAEDLTLIEAVLQNPTPKWRCELIAPLDNFIWDRKLINELFGFDYTWEIYTPAIKRKFGYYVLPILYGESLIGRAEIIAERKSGTLVVKNIWYENGIKPTKQLRAALKQCFQNFAVFNGCETISAESMS; encoded by the coding sequence ATGATCCAATTGACAAACCGTCAGGCACGGCAATTTCTGTTACTGAAGCACGGGCTGTTGGGTGAACATCAATTTACCGGAAAGCAGGGCGTATTGGATTTTGTGCGTCAGGTGAGCTGTATTCAATTTGATCCCATTGATGTTTGTGGAAAAAACGCCGAATTGGTGCTTCAGTCGCGCATCAAACCATTTTCCAAGGATATACTCGACGAGCTGCTGTATAAAGATAGATTACTGATTGATTATCCGGATAAAAATCTGGCTATTATCCCTGTTGAGGACTGGCCGTATTTTGAACGGTACAGACATGCTGCCCGGCAGCATGCCAAGCACTATCCCGAAATGGAAGCGTTGACAGAGCAAGTACGAGTTTATATGCAAAAGCACGGTGCGCTAAGTTCGAACGATTTAAAATTGGATGGGAATTTCTCTTGGCAATCGGTGATCCACTGGAGCAGCGGAAACAATGTATCGCGGTCGGTGCTGGAGCAGATGTATTCGACAGGAGAATTGATTATCCATCATAAAAAAGGAACACGCAAGTATTACGATCTCGCGCAGAAGTACATACAGCCAAGCTTGCTGAATGCGCCAGAGCCGATAGAAGGCGAGCTTGAGCATCATAAGTGGCGGGTACTGCGTCGCATCGGCGCTGTTGGACTTTTATGGAACCGAGCTTCTGATGCTTGGCTGAACATATGGGGATTGAAATCGGAGCAGCGCAACGAGGTTTTCCGACAACTGTTGCAGGAAGCCCGCATTATAGCTGTTGTCGTGGAACAGATGAAGGATATACTGTACTGCCGTGCGGAGGACTTGACGCTTATTGAAGCCGTCCTGCAAAATCCGACACCGAAATGGCGCTGCGAGCTGATTGCCCCACTAGATAATTTCATATGGGACAGAAAACTGATCAACGAATTGTTTGGATTTGATTACACATGGGAAATTTACACGCCAGCAATCAAACGGAAATTCGGTTATTATGTGTTGCCTATATTATACGGAGAAAGTCTCATCGGACGAGCTGAGATAATCGCAGAGCGAAAATCCGGGACGCTCGTTGTTAAAAACATTTGGTATGAGAACGGCATAAAGCCAACAAAGCAATTGCGAGCAGCCTTAAAGCAGTGCTTTCAAAATTTTGCAGTATTCAACGGCTGCGAGACGATTTCGGCAGAGTCTATGAGCTAA
- a CDS encoding nitroreductase family protein, with protein MGELKTIIEKRRSAVNFVENVAISEEELQQLFSLNRFVPSAFNLQHSHYIVATSEESKEKIYAASKQYKVKNASAAIIVLGDTKAHLNVGELNAGMLALGMMSKLDYDQENENVIQFYESRGELFQRDDAIRNASLSAMQLMLIAKDMGWDTCPMIGFDADKLQELFEIPERYVPVMLITLGKSDPNKERPRGYRKPVNQYVNMNAFHSPDAH; from the coding sequence ATGGGAGAACTTAAAACGATTATCGAAAAACGTCGTTCGGCCGTGAATTTTGTGGAAAATGTAGCGATTTCGGAGGAGGAGCTTCAGCAGCTTTTTTCATTAAACCGCTTCGTTCCTTCCGCCTTTAATTTGCAGCACAGCCACTACATCGTGGCGACATCCGAGGAAAGCAAAGAAAAAATCTATGCGGCTTCCAAGCAATATAAAGTAAAAAATGCCTCAGCAGCCATTATTGTGCTTGGCGATACGAAAGCGCATCTGAATGTGGGCGAACTGAACGCAGGCATGCTCGCGCTGGGTATGATGAGCAAGCTCGATTACGATCAGGAAAATGAAAACGTGATCCAGTTTTACGAATCGCGTGGCGAGCTGTTCCAGCGGGACGATGCGATTCGCAATGCGAGCCTGTCAGCGATGCAGCTTATGCTGATCGCGAAGGATATGGGCTGGGACACATGCCCAATGATCGGTTTTGACGCGGATAAGTTGCAGGAGCTGTTCGAAATCCCCGAGCGTTATGTGCCGGTTATGCTGATAACGCTGGGCAAAAGCGATCCAAATAAAGAACGCCCGCGCGGCTACCGCAAGCCCGTTAATCAATATGTGAATATGAATGCTTTTCATTCCCCTGATGCTCACTGA
- a CDS encoding GNAT family N-acetyltransferase: protein MIETKRLIIREMVQSDYDALCGILCDEEVMRAAYESAFNLEEAQNWLNRHLKRYEEYGFGLWAVVLKETNEMIGQCGLTMQGWREQEILEIGFLFQKAYWHKGYATEAAIACKEYAFSVLNANSVYSIIRDTNIASQKVAVRNGMNIIDKDTKNFRNIDMEFFLYSVERTV, encoded by the coding sequence ATGATAGAAACAAAACGTCTTATAATTAGAGAAATGGTGCAGTCCGATTACGATGCATTGTGCGGCATATTGTGTGATGAGGAAGTTATGCGTGCTGCTTATGAAAGTGCATTTAACTTAGAAGAAGCACAAAATTGGCTTAATAGACATCTCAAAAGATATGAAGAATATGGTTTTGGACTTTGGGCAGTTGTATTAAAAGAAACAAACGAAATGATTGGTCAATGCGGCTTGACCATGCAAGGCTGGAGAGAACAAGAAATTTTGGAAATAGGATTTTTGTTTCAAAAAGCGTATTGGCACAAAGGTTACGCAACAGAAGCGGCAATTGCTTGCAAGGAATACGCTTTCTCAGTTCTTAATGCAAATAGCGTTTATTCTATTATTAGGGACACAAATATAGCCTCGCAAAAAGTTGCTGTTCGAAACGGTATGAATATTATTGATAAGGATACGAAGAATTTTAGAAATATAGATATGGAATTTTTCCTGTATTCTGTAGAGCGAACTGTTTGA
- a CDS encoding ArsR family transcriptional regulator, whose protein sequence is MKIELSEQYLPVFEAMSSNVRIQIIHLLSQKSMNIRELAEALGLSSAIMTMHVKKLEKANIIHSEMTPGKGGAAQKVCSLSIDNLEIMFPIKDVIPREVRRTDISIGHFTDLDISPTCGICTRDSIIGIFDDPRHFLDPERLNAKILWFGQGYIEYKMPNYMLGSENPEQLEISMEISSEAPFTNNNWPSDISFFFNGIKVGMWTSPGDFGGKGKLNPPWWFESVNQHGLLKHLIVKKEGTFMDGIKLSEVTIDDIDIRSNQWTFRIAVEENAEHIGGVTLFGSGFGNHNQDLVFRLYYTKQPHVQT, encoded by the coding sequence TTGAAAATAGAACTTTCCGAACAATATTTGCCTGTATTCGAGGCTATGTCCAGCAACGTCCGCATCCAAATCATTCACCTGCTGTCGCAAAAATCAATGAATATCCGCGAGCTTGCCGAGGCGCTCGGACTTAGCAGCGCCATTATGACGATGCACGTCAAGAAGCTGGAGAAAGCAAACATCATTCACTCGGAAATGACACCCGGCAAAGGTGGAGCGGCCCAGAAGGTTTGCTCGCTCAGCATTGATAATTTGGAGATCATGTTCCCGATCAAGGATGTCATTCCGCGTGAGGTGCGCCGGACCGATATTTCGATTGGCCATTTTACCGATTTGGACATTTCGCCAACCTGCGGCATTTGTACGCGTGACTCCATCATTGGCATATTCGACGATCCCAGACATTTCCTTGATCCCGAGCGGCTGAATGCGAAGATTTTGTGGTTTGGGCAAGGGTATATCGAATACAAGATGCCAAACTACATGCTGGGGAGCGAAAACCCGGAGCAGCTCGAAATTTCGATGGAAATTTCCTCGGAGGCCCCTTTTACGAACAACAATTGGCCTTCGGACATCAGCTTCTTTTTCAACGGCATAAAGGTGGGCATGTGGACGAGTCCCGGGGACTTTGGCGGCAAAGGCAAGCTCAATCCGCCGTGGTGGTTCGAAAGCGTTAATCAGCATGGGCTGCTCAAGCATTTGATCGTGAAGAAGGAAGGCACCTTCATGGATGGCATCAAGCTGTCCGAGGTGACGATTGACGATATTGATATTCGCAGCAACCAATGGACCTTCCGCATCGCCGTTGAGGAAAATGCCGAGCATATCGGCGGTGTCACGCTGTTCGGCTCCGGCTTCGGCAACCATAATCAGGACCTGGTGTTCCGCCTGTATTATACGAAGCAGCCGCACGTCCAAACATAG
- a CDS encoding family 43 glycosylhydrolase yields the protein MLKQQIQVEQPFVNPIIPQRADPWVYLHSDGYYYFTGSVPEYDRIELRRARTIQQLGEAEPVIVWRKYAEGPMSANIWAPELHFVQGKWYIYFAAARTTETVEGLFDHRMFVLENESANPLEGHWVEKGQLIANWESFALDATSFEHKGTQYLVWAQKDLALAGNSNLYIAAMSNPWTMSGKQIMIAQPEYEWEKIGFYVNEGAAVLKRGGTIFISYSASATNHHYCIGLLSASEDSDLLDPASWSKEPEPVFATSEENGQYGPGHNSFTVSPDGKQDILIYHARNYKEITGDPLYDPNRHTRAQVFGWTADGKPSFGVPVRDGK from the coding sequence GTGCTGAAGCAGCAGATTCAAGTTGAGCAACCTTTCGTCAATCCTATTATACCGCAGCGTGCGGACCCATGGGTATATCTCCATTCCGACGGCTACTACTATTTCACAGGGTCCGTTCCTGAATACGACCGTATTGAGCTTAGAAGAGCGCGCACGATCCAGCAGCTGGGGGAAGCAGAGCCTGTTATCGTCTGGAGAAAATATGCAGAAGGGCCGATGAGCGCGAACATTTGGGCGCCGGAGCTGCACTTTGTTCAGGGCAAATGGTACATCTACTTCGCGGCGGCTCGGACGACGGAGACGGTAGAAGGATTGTTCGACCATCGCATGTTCGTATTGGAAAATGAATCCGCTAATCCGCTCGAAGGGCATTGGGTGGAAAAAGGGCAGCTTATTGCCAATTGGGAGTCGTTTGCTCTGGATGCGACAAGCTTCGAGCATAAGGGGACTCAATATCTCGTGTGGGCGCAGAAGGATTTGGCACTAGCAGGCAACTCCAACTTGTACATAGCGGCAATGAGCAACCCATGGACGATGAGCGGCAAGCAGATTATGATTGCCCAGCCCGAATACGAATGGGAGAAAATCGGCTTTTACGTCAACGAAGGAGCAGCAGTGCTGAAGCGTGGCGGCACGATATTTATTAGTTATTCGGCGAGCGCGACGAATCATCATTATTGCATTGGACTTCTGAGCGCTTCGGAGGACAGTGATTTGCTTGATCCAGCTTCATGGAGCAAGGAGCCGGAGCCTGTATTTGCAACGAGCGAGGAAAATGGACAATATGGCCCTGGCCACAACAGCTTCACGGTATCGCCGGATGGCAAGCAGGATATTTTAATTTACCATGCCCGCAATTATAAAGAGATTACAGGTGATCCGCTTTATGATCCGAACCGCCACACAAGAGCGCAAGTATTTGGCTGGACGGCGGATGGCAAACCTAGCTTTGGCGTTCCGGTGCGAGACGGCAAGTAA
- a CDS encoding sugar ABC transporter substrate-binding protein, which translates to MKKSLLAAMAATLVIGGVVAGCSSNSPTDGSSEAGQGGTKQISFMFRGGPEEQKAYEATVKKFEADHPDVKVKIITTTGDQYATKLKAAITGKSVPDVFYFEPGDLRAYVNAGVLKDISEYVKDVDFDNLWKRGVDIYRYDGNNVGQGSIYGLPKDVGPFALGYNKDMFTAAGIPLPDKEKPYTWDEFIKVNQQLVKDTNGDGKIDQYGTGFNVNWALQAFVWSNGADWLDATNTKVTIDDPKFAEALQYFADMQNVHKITPSIEDAATLDTYQRWMKGELAFFPVGPWDLATYETLPFDYDLIPYPAGSTGKSATFLGSLGIGVSSSSKNPEEAAELVTYLTASPEGMQQLVDAKVQIPNLIDMAEKWAADTTTKPANKAEFLRIVEDYGKPIPNTLTYNSEWYQLFFTDIQPVLDGKLTAADYVKAEQPKMQKLLDKAIEQEAKSKK; encoded by the coding sequence ATGAAAAAAAGTTTACTTGCAGCAATGGCAGCGACGCTTGTGATAGGGGGAGTTGTTGCAGGATGCAGCAGTAATTCGCCAACAGACGGAAGCTCCGAGGCTGGGCAGGGAGGCACGAAGCAAATTAGCTTCATGTTCCGCGGCGGACCAGAGGAGCAGAAAGCATACGAAGCAACGGTCAAAAAATTTGAAGCGGATCATCCTGACGTTAAGGTGAAGATTATTACGACGACGGGGGATCAGTACGCGACGAAGCTTAAGGCGGCTATTACAGGGAAAAGCGTGCCGGATGTGTTTTATTTTGAGCCGGGTGATTTAAGAGCTTATGTAAATGCGGGAGTGCTCAAGGATATTAGCGAATATGTGAAGGATGTCGACTTCGATAACCTATGGAAGCGCGGCGTCGATATTTACCGCTATGATGGCAATAACGTAGGCCAGGGCAGCATATATGGTTTGCCGAAGGACGTCGGCCCGTTTGCGCTAGGCTACAACAAAGATATGTTCACAGCGGCTGGAATCCCGTTGCCTGATAAGGAAAAGCCGTACACCTGGGACGAATTCATTAAGGTCAATCAGCAATTGGTGAAGGATACGAATGGCGACGGCAAAATCGACCAGTATGGAACGGGCTTTAATGTCAACTGGGCGCTGCAAGCCTTCGTCTGGAGCAATGGCGCGGACTGGCTGGATGCAACGAATACGAAGGTGACGATTGACGATCCGAAGTTTGCGGAGGCGCTGCAATATTTTGCCGATATGCAAAATGTACATAAAATCACGCCTTCCATTGAGGATGCGGCGACGCTTGATACGTATCAGCGCTGGATGAAGGGCGAGCTCGCTTTTTTCCCGGTAGGCCCTTGGGATCTTGCGACGTATGAGACGCTTCCTTTCGATTACGATTTGATCCCTTACCCCGCTGGCTCGACAGGCAAATCGGCAACCTTCCTTGGCTCGCTTGGCATCGGCGTATCCAGCAGCTCGAAGAACCCGGAAGAAGCAGCGGAGCTCGTAACGTATTTGACCGCATCGCCGGAAGGCATGCAGCAGCTCGTCGATGCGAAGGTGCAAATTCCGAATTTGATTGATATGGCGGAAAAATGGGCGGCCGACACGACTACGAAGCCTGCTAATAAAGCAGAATTCCTGCGTATCGTCGAGGATTACGGCAAGCCGATTCCTAATACGTTGACATACAACTCGGAATGGTATCAGTTATTTTTCACCGACATTCAGCCTGTGCTTGATGGCAAGCTGACAGCAGCGGATTATGTAAAGGCGGAACAGCCTAAGATGCAGAAGCTGCTTGATAAAGCGATTGAGCAGGAGGCAAAATCCAAGAAATAA
- a CDS encoding sugar ABC transporter permease, giving the protein MKARSHLYRKESYYGYLFVLAPVVGYLLFTLYPLLYTLYGSFTDWDGLGQMTFIGLDNFKDIVADELFYKASFNTIFMMIGIPIEITLALLLAMGLNRKMFGTTTFRVIYYVPVISSLAAVSILWQWAYNGDYGLVNQFLALFGFEGPNWLTDKYTVKPALILMMIWKNIGYSMLLYLAALQSVPKDYYEAAALDGANSWKIFWNITFPMVKPVTFFIVVTKMIGGAQIFTEVNIMTPTGGPEYSSATVVFYVWKKAFENLQMGYASGMAMLLGLFIFIITLVQFRLNERSSKDME; this is encoded by the coding sequence ATGAAAGCAAGATCGCATCTTTACCGAAAGGAAAGCTATTACGGGTATTTATTCGTGCTGGCGCCTGTTGTTGGCTATCTCTTGTTTACGCTGTACCCGCTGCTTTACACCCTATATGGCTCATTCACCGATTGGGACGGGCTCGGGCAGATGACGTTTATCGGTCTGGACAATTTTAAGGATATTGTCGCGGATGAGCTTTTTTATAAGGCGAGCTTTAATACGATATTTATGATGATTGGCATTCCGATTGAAATTACATTGGCGCTGCTGCTGGCGATGGGGCTGAACCGAAAAATGTTCGGTACGACGACGTTCCGGGTCATCTATTATGTGCCGGTGATTTCCTCACTCGCGGCTGTATCCATTTTGTGGCAGTGGGCTTATAACGGTGACTACGGACTAGTGAATCAGTTTCTGGCGCTGTTTGGCTTTGAGGGCCCGAATTGGCTCACGGATAAATACACGGTAAAGCCTGCACTTATTCTAATGATGATTTGGAAAAATATCGGCTACTCCATGCTGCTTTATTTGGCTGCGCTGCAAAGCGTGCCGAAGGATTATTATGAAGCGGCGGCGCTGGACGGAGCGAATAGCTGGAAAATTTTCTGGAACATTACGTTTCCGATGGTGAAGCCTGTCACGTTTTTTATCGTCGTCACGAAAATGATCGGGGGAGCGCAAATTTTTACTGAGGTTAACATTATGACGCCAACGGGCGGGCCGGAATACAGCTCCGCAACGGTCGTTTTCTACGTATGGAAGAAAGCGTTCGAGAACCTGCAGATGGGCTATGCTTCGGGGATGGCGATGCTGCTGGGATTATTTATCTTCATTATTACACTCGTGCAGTTCCGCTTGAATGAACGTTCCTCGAAGGATATGGAATAA
- a CDS encoding carbohydrate ABC transporter permease: MLSLKRFKPTDLLAFIVISIGGVFMIAPLLWTLSTSFKSKAEVFALPPVWIPETFHFEKYIEIWEKGPLLSGIQNSLIITVCVTIIGTFTSSLAAFAFAKLRFPFKNMIFLLLLSALMIPYPAVMIPQFILFSEFGWVDTLKPLIVPGLFGNIMMIFFLRQYLTSVPSAIIEAAKVDGSSYFGIFSKIIFPLIRPAVAAQLILWFMAVWNDYLAPIIYLNSPEKQTLQLVIANFNATYAIQTDYALIMAASFVALLPMLIIFLVFQKQIIESVAISGVKG, encoded by the coding sequence ATGCTATCTTTAAAAAGATTTAAGCCTACCGATTTGCTCGCTTTTATCGTCATCAGTATCGGCGGCGTATTCATGATTGCCCCGCTGCTGTGGACGCTGTCGACCTCCTTCAAGTCGAAGGCGGAGGTTTTTGCGCTGCCTCCGGTATGGATACCGGAAACGTTCCATTTTGAGAAGTATATTGAAATATGGGAGAAGGGTCCGCTGCTCAGCGGCATCCAGAACAGCCTGATCATTACGGTGTGCGTGACGATTATCGGCACCTTCACCTCCAGTCTGGCGGCGTTCGCCTTTGCCAAGCTGCGGTTTCCTTTCAAAAATATGATTTTTCTGCTGCTGCTTTCCGCCCTCATGATTCCTTACCCGGCGGTTATGATACCGCAGTTTATTTTATTCTCCGAATTTGGCTGGGTCGATACGCTGAAGCCGCTAATCGTGCCTGGTTTATTCGGCAATATAATGATGATTTTTTTTCTGCGTCAGTATTTGACGAGCGTGCCTAGCGCTATTATTGAAGCGGCGAAAGTGGATGGAAGCTCGTACTTCGGCATTTTTTCCAAAATCATTTTCCCGCTTATCCGCCCAGCTGTGGCGGCGCAGCTCATTTTATGGTTTATGGCGGTATGGAATGATTATTTGGCGCCCATTATTTATTTGAATTCGCCAGAGAAGCAGACGCTTCAGCTCGTTATTGCGAATTTTAACGCGACGTATGCGATTCAGACCGACTATGCGCTTATTATGGCGGCCTCGTTCGTTGCGCTGCTGCCGATGCTTATTATTTTTCTCGTGTTCCAGAAGCAAATTATTGAATCGGTTGCCATTTCTGGCGTGAAAGGATAG